The region CGCGGCGTCGGTAGCGGTGGCATGCAACGTATGGGACCCGTCGGCGGCCTCGGTCGTGTCCCAGGGCACCGACCAACCGTCGCCGCCGTCACCGTCGACGCCCAGGCTCGTGGCGCCATCGAAGAACTCGACCTGCGTCACCTCTTGTCCCCCGCCGCCTTGTCCCCCGCCTCCCGTCGCCTGGCAGGCGCTACCGATGGTGTGCGTGTCGACCACCCCGTCGCGCATGGAGCGGAACTCGAAGGTGATCCCGGCGGTGCAGGCGGCGGCGGTCATCGCGCCGTAGTCGGCATTGTAGAAGAACCGGCTCTCGGGCAGGAACGACGACGGGGTGCTGCTGCGCGACACGCCGCCGAGACCGTTGACGATGTACGGGATGCCACCGACCTGCAGCCGCTCGTAGACGTGGCGATGGCCGGACAGCACCGCGTCGGCGCCCCACGCCTCGTAGGGCCACCTGCTGTCTGAGTCCGACCTCTTCGAGGAATACGGCGGGTAATGCACGACAACGACCTGCCAGGGGGTGGTGGAGGCGGCCAACCCTGCCTTCAGCCAGTCCTGTTGCACCGATCCGGCGCGACGGCCGTCGGGCTCAGTGCGGTGGGTGTTGATGACGAAGAAGTGGACCGGGCCGCGCACGAAGTCGTAGTAGCGCTCGTTGCCGGAGTTCGCCGGGGCCGGGATCCCGTCTCCGGGCAGCGTGTAGTAGGAGAGATACCCGCTCAGGCCGCCACCGGTCTCGATGTCCTCATCTCCCAGCGCGGGAAAGAACCTGTTGGTGGCGGAGCCTGCCCCGTGTCCGCCCTGGTAGTTGCCGATGTAGTTCGAGTAGAACTGCCCGACGTTGGTGTCGTGGCTTCCCCCATAGCTGTTGTCCCCGACGGTCACGATGAACTCCGGGGACAGCCCGTCGAGCATCGAAGCCACCGCCGCCTCGTTCGACGACGCGTTCCCGAAGTCGCCGATGATCCCGAAGCGCGTCGCCTCCGCGCCCGACGACCCGTCGGTCGCGTCGGCCTGGATGGTCACCGTGCCCGACACCGTGGCCCCCGCGGCGGGACTCGTTATCGCCACGTTCGGGGCCGCATCGGCGCCAGCGGTCGGCGGCGCCGCCCACACCACAAGCGTCACCGCCACAAGCGTCGGCAACGCCAACGGGCCGACACGTGCAGCGCCGACTGAAATCCGGGGCTGCCGTGACTGGCCGCCTGAGTCGCGCCGTCGGGCCCGTCCGAGCATGGGGAGCATCACACGCATCCGAGAACGTGGGCTCTCCCGCAACCGTTCGTCGCGCTCCTCTTCCTCGACGGGTGCCTCCTGTCGCGCCCTGTCTGCGGCGCGTTGGGCCTCGTCTCGGCGTGCACGCTCGACCGCGGCCTCGGCCGCCTCATGGACCTCGAAGTGGTTCATCTCGCCCGCCGTCTGCAGATGCTGGTCGGTCGTACGGTTATGTCGCAACTTGAACCACACACTGCGCAAAGAACCCGCCGCTCGTAGCGTACTCCACCGGCACGCTCATAGGCCAGCGGTTGTTCTGCACTGGCAATTTGCCCTTAAGAAGTGATTTCGGGTGTGCGCTCGCGTCGGTCGCGCAGGGGGCGGCGATCTTCATCAACGTCGTGGGTGCGGCACCGACCAGCTAGCGGGATCCGACAGAACCGTTGCCAGCTGATCGAGTCGACCACCTCCCGGCACAGCGGCTCGAACCCCAGCCGGTGGGGGCACTTGAGAAACGTCGACCGCAGGTACGTCTCGATCGGCACCGACGGGCGACGCAACGTGGAGTGGAAGTGCGCCCGGTACGGCTCGAAGTACACCGCGTCGCCCAGACAGCCGATCCACCGCGGCCAGCTCGGCCTCCAGCCCCGACAGGCCTCCGGCAGCTGTCTCCTACAACGTCGCTGTGTGTCAACCATGCGGAGCACGGTGGCCTCGATCCCCTTCTGCCCAGGGGTCGAGGCCATCTCGTCGATCACCAGCCCACCGCGAAGCACCAGCCGCAGCCAACGACTTCGTTGGGCAAGTGGCGTTTAGGTCTGCAGGTTCGAGCTCTGGATCTGGGTCAGGAACTGGTTGTTCGACCTGGTGGCCTTCATCTTGTCGATCAGCAGCTCGAGCGCAGCGGGGCCCTCGAGTGCCGCCAGCACCCGCCGCAGCTTCCACACAATCGCGAGCTCCTCGCGGTCGAACAGCAGCTCCTCCCTGCGCGTGCCGCTGGCGTCGATGTCGATCGCCGGGAAGATGCGCTTCTGCTCCATCCGGCGATCCAGACGCAGCTCCATGTTGCCGGTGCCCTTGAACTCCTCGAAGATCACCTCGTCCATCTTCGAGCCGGTCTCGATCAGCGCGGTCGCGATGATCGTCAGGCTGCCACCCTCCTCGATGTTGCGCGCGGCCCCGAAGAAGCGCTTGGGTGGGTACAGCGCGGTCGAGTCGACACCACCGGACATGATCCGCCCCGACGCCGGCGCCGACAGGTTGTAGGCACGGGCCAGCCGCGTGATCGAGTCGAGCAGCACGACGACGTCCCCGCCCTGCTCAACCAGCCGCTTGGCGCGCTCCATCGCCAGCTCGGCGATCTGGGTGTGATCGTCGGCGGGCCGGTCGAACGTCGATGCGACGATCTCGCCCTTCACCGACCGCTGCATGTCGGTGACCTCCTCCGGGCGCTCGTCGACGAGCACGACCATGAGGTGGCACTCGGGGTTGTTGGCGACGATCGCCTGACCGAGCTCCTTGAGGATGGTGGTCTTGCCGGCCTTGGGCGGCGACACGATCAGCCCACGCTGTCCCTTGCCGACCGGCGCGACCAGGTCGATGATCCGCATCGAGATCGGCCCGCCCGGCGTCTCCAGGGGGAGGCGCTCGTCGGGGAACAGCGGCGTCATGTCCTTGAAGTCCGGGCGCGTTGGCATGCGGCCGCCGTCGCTCAGGTCGACGCCGTTGACCATGTGCACGAACGCCAGTGCCGGCACCTTGTCGCTGGACCTGTGCTGGCGGATGGGGCCGGAGACGATGTCGCCGCGGCGCAGGCCCATCTTGCGGATCGTGCTCTGCGACACGTACGCGTCGCGGTCGCCCGGCAGGTATGCGGTCGTGCGCAGGAAGCCGTACCCCTCCGGCAGCACGTCGAGCACGCCGGTGCGGACCTCGCCCGTCTCACCGATGTCGTCGTCGCGGGACTGCTGCTGGCCACGGACGTCGTCGGTGCCCGCGCCACCACGGTTGCGGCGGCGCTCCCGTCGGCTGCGGCGGCGTCGGCGCTGGCCGTCGTCCTCACCGTCGTCCCCGTGCTGACGGTCGGTGTCGTCATCGCCGTCATCGGAGGCGCGGTCGTCGCGATCGAGCTGGAGCTGCTCGCCGTTGTCGCGACCGTCACCGCGCGCGTCGTCGGCATCTGTGTCGGGCACGCTGCCGTTGGCCATCTCGGAGCGGCGGTGGGGGTCGGCCTGCCGGTTGGCCTCCTTGACGATCGCGTCGATCAGGTCGGCCTTGCGCAGGCGCTGGTATCCACGCATGCGCAACTCGGCCGCCATGGTGCGCAGCTCGGGCAGTTGCTTGCGTGCGAGGACGTTGGGGTCCATCCCTGTGGCTCCTGTCGTAGGACAGTGAGGGTGCTGGATCGATGGTTCGTGGCCGCCGGCCACGCCGCGCCAGGGGCGATGCCGTCGTGGAGAACCGGTGGTTGGAAGGTGCGAGGGCGCCGGACGTGCGACGGTGCTGAACCGGCGCACTGCAGGACGCCGAATGCCGCGACGAAAGACGTCAGTGTGGTCGGGCAGCTTCGCTGTGAAGCACGACCCTCGAAGACACCCCGTCGCACATTCAACCAGGAGCTTAACCTGCCTACGGGGGGGTGATCGCCGACCTCGATGCGCGTGCTCGAGTGGGTGATCACCGCGCAGTGTAGCCGGGGTGACGTGCACCGACAAACATCAACGGACGGCGTGTGTCGCCGGCCTGCCGCCACGCGTCGCAGCTGCGATCCGGCCGGGCCCCAGTACCGAGACGCGTCAGGACGTTGCGCCGACGGCGTGGTCGATGCGCGCGCCTGCGCGGTCCCAGGCGGTGCCGCGGACCTGCCAGCCGGCACCCGCGAGCGCGGTGACGCGGTCGACCGCCGCGGGATCGTCGGCGGCCGCGACCACCAGGACCGACGGGCCCGCGCCGGACAGACATGCCGCGTACCGGTCGGCGCGGACGGCGTGGACCAGCCGCCGCGAGCCGGCCATCGCGGCGAGGCGCGGCGGCTCGTGCACGGTGTCTCGCATCATGCTGGGGTCCCAGGCCGCCATGCCGGTCAGGCCGGCCAGGACCAGTGCCGTGCCACGCGCGGCGTGCACCATCGTCTGCAGCGCGACCTGCTGCGGCACGAGCCCGCGTGTCACGAAGGTCGACGACCGCTCGGCTGGGATGCACACGAGCGGGCGCAGGCTGCGTGACGGCTCGAACCGGCGCGCCCGCCCGTCACCCGCGACGACGAGGCCGCCGAGCACCGCCGCCGCTGCGTTGTCCGGGTGGCCCTCGAGCTCCGTCGCATGGTCGATCAGATCCTGGTCGCCGACGCGGACGCCGGTCAGCCGCCGCGCGAGCGCCAGACCCGCCACCGCCGCCGCAGCCGATGAGCCCAGGCCGCGCTCGAGCGGGATCTGGTTGTCACACCGCAGGGTGACATCGGGCACGTCGACACCGTGGGACATGCAGAACGCGACCACCGACCGCCAGATCAGGTTGCCGTCGCCGTCGTCGAGGTCGTCGGCGCCCTCCCCCGCTGCGATGATCCGTCGACCGGCGAACGGCACGGCCGTGACGTCGAGCATCAGGTCGATCGCTGCGGCGAGCACGTCGAAGCCAGGACCGAGGTTCGCGCTGCTCGCCGGCACGCGGACCCGCACGGACCTGTCGCTGACCGTCCTGGCCGCCGTGCCGCCTGCCTGCGGCGTCATGCGGTCCCGTCCCAGGCTGCGCGTCACGCCAGACCCAGCTTCGCCGCGACCCGGTGCGGGTCTACCGGCAGGACGTCGGGCTTGGCTGCACCGGCGATCGCCCAGTCGGGGTCCTTGAGGCCGTGGCCGGTCAAGGTGCACACAACGATGGCTCCCTCCGGCAGCTCTCCGGCGTCCGCGAGCTGCAGCAGACCGGCGACGCTCGCGGCCGACGCCATCTCGGCGAACACGCCCTCCCGCGCAAGCCGGCGGTAGGCGCGCAGGATGTCGCGGTCGGTCACCGATCGGATCTGCCCACCGCTGTCGGCCGCCGCCGCGACTGCGCGGTCCCATGAGGCAGGGTTGCCGATGCGGATCGCCGTGGCGATGGTCGTGGGGTCGTCGACCGCCTTGCCACGCACGATCGGCGCGGCGCCTGCGGCCTGGAACCCACACATGCGCGGTGCCGTGGTGATCCGGCCCGCCTCGAGGTACTCACGGTAGCCCTGCCAGTAAGCGGTGATGTTGCCCGCGTTGCCGACCGGAAGGACGTGGACGTCCGGCGAGCCTCCGAGGTAGTCACAGACCTCGAATGCCGCGGTCTTCTGCCCCTCGATGCGGTGGGGGTTGACCGAGTTGACGAGCTCGACCGGGTAGTCGTCGGCGAGCTGCCGGCAGATCTGCAGGGCCGCGTCGAAGTTCCCGTCGAGCTGCACGACCACGGCACCATGCACGAGCGCCTGGGCAAGCTTGCCCAGCGCGACCTTCCCGTTGGGGATGACCACGCCGCAGACCATGCCGGCCTTCGCGGCGTATGCAGCGGCCGCCGCCGACGTGTTGCCCGTCGAGGCGCAGATCACCGCCTTGGCACCCTGCTCCCTGGCCTTCGAGATGGCCATGGTCATGCCCCGGTCCTTGAACGAGCCGGTCGGGTTGCTGCCCTCGAACTTCAGCCACACATCACAGCCGGTCCGCTCCGAAAGCACCCCGGAGTGGATCAGGGGCGTGCCGCCCTCGCGCAGGGTGACCACGGGGGTCGCGTCGGAGACCGGCAGCCACGCCCGGTACTCCTCGATCACACCGCGCCACTGCCCGGTCGTGATCATCGCCTCCATGCCGGCGCTCATCGCCCGCGCCCGCATCCGGACTGTGACGGGCAGCGGCCCTGTCCGCGGTGGGTCGGTCGAAGATCCGGGCACACGCCGCGGGCGGGTCGCCAGCCGGACTGCGAGGCACTCATACCTCGCCTCCCTCGACCCGCAGCACGCTCGTGATGTCGCGTACCGACGCCAGCGACCGCAGCTGGGTGACCGTGCGTTGGACGGCGCGCTCGCGCGCCGCGTGGGTGATGAACACCAACTGCGCGGTCTCGCCCGTGCCCTCCTGCCACACGCTCTTGATCGATACGGCATGCTCGCCGAACACGGATGCGATCTCGGCCAGCACGCCCGGGCGGTCGGAGACCGACAGGCGCAACGAGTACTGCGCGATGAGCTCGTCGAACGGCCGGATCGGACCGGTGCGACGCGTCGTCTGCGCGAGGGGCTGCTCGCCCGACAGCAGCCCGCGCGCCGCCGACACGATGTCACCGACGACGGCACTGCCCGTGGGTTCCGCGCCGGCGCCGCGGCCGTAGAACATCAGATCGTCGACCGCGTCCGCCTCGACGAACACCGCGTTGAACGACTCCCGCACGCTGGCGAGCGGATGGTCCGCCGGGATGAGGCACGGGTGTACGCGCACGCCGATGCGGCCCGCGTCGTCGTCGGCGATGGCCAGCAGCTTGATGACGTAGCCCATGCGGCGGGCGAAGGCGATGTCGCTCGCGGTGACCCGCGTGATGCCCTCGCGGTACACGTCGCCGGCGACGACCCGCGCGTCAAAGGCCAGTGATGCCAGGATCGCCGCCTTGGCGGCGGCGTCGCCGCCATCCACGTCGGCGGTCGGATCCGCCTCGGCGTATCCGAGCCGCTGCGCCTCCGCCAAGGCCTCGTCGAAGGCCATCTCGTGCTCGGTCATCCGGGTCAGGATGTAGTTGGTCGTCCCGTTCAGGATCCCCAGCACGCGCCGCACCCGGTCACCGGCGAGGGACTCGCGCAGGGGTCGGATGATCGGGATGCCACCGGCGACCGCGGCCTCGTACTCCAGCCGGGCGCCCTTGCCGTGTGCGAGGTCGGCCAGCTCCTCGCCGACGGTCGAGATCAGCTCCTTGTTGGCGGTCACGACGGACTTGCCGGCCTCGAGCGCCTCGACGATCAGTGAGCGCGCCGGCTCGATGCCCCCCATGACCTCGACGACGATGTCGACGTCGGGGTCGGTGGTCACGACGTGGGGGTCGTCGGTCAGGTGGTCGATCCGGACGGCACGCTTGCGCGTCGTGTCGCGCACGGCGACGGGACCCAGCGTGACGGGTACACCGACGCGGTTGGCGATCTGGTCGGCGTTGCCGACGAGCAGGCGGGCGACGCCGGAGCCGACCGTGCCACAACCGAGCATGCCGATGGTCAGACCGCCGACGGGCATGGTGTCGGTCGTCATGAGGCGTGGTCCTGCGGTGTGCGCTGGTTGCTGTCCATGCCCACCGAGTCTAGGTCCGCGGGTGCCAGCGGCTGGTCGCGCGACAGCACGTCGTCGATCGTCTCGCGACGCACGAGGAGCTGCGCCTGTCCAGCGGCGACGAGCACCATCGCCGGCCGCGGCAGCCGGTTGTAGTTGCTCGCCATCGCGTGGGTGTAGGCGCCGGTCGCCCCCACGGCCACGAGGTCGCCGGCGGCCAGGTCGGCGGGCAGCTCGACGCCGCGGCCCAGCAGGTCCCCCGACTCGCAGTGCTTGCCGACGACATCGACACGGCGGTTCGCGCTGGGCCGCGGCGGTCCAGCGGCGACGAAGGTGTGGCGGGCCCCGTACAACGCGGGACGCGGGTTGTCGCTCATGCCGCCGTCGACGCTGACGTAGGTCCGGCCGCCGTCGAGCGGCTTGACCGTCCCGATCTCGTACAGGGTCAGGCCGGCGGGGCCCACGATCGCCCGACCTGGCTCGACGGTCAGGCGCAGCGGGGGAAGCCCGTAGCGCCGGATGCCCGACGCGATGGCGGCGCGCAGCGCCGCGGCATGCGCCTCGACGGTGACTGGCGACTCGTCGGCGTACGTGATGCCCAGCCCGCCCCCGAGGTTGAGCTCGTCGAGGCGCAGGCCGTGCAGGTCCGCGATCTCGGCCAGGAACGCGGTCATGATGCCAACGGCGCGCTCGTACACCTCGTTGGACAGCAGCTGAGACCCCAGGTGGCAGTGCAGGCCACGCAGCCGCACACCGGGTAGCTTGACCGCGACCTGCACGGCCTCGGCGGCCAGCCCGGTCGACAGTGTGAAGCCGAACTTCGAGTCGTCGTGGCCGGTCCGGATGTAGGCGTGCGTGCTCGTGTCCACGCCCGGGGTGACCCGCAGCAGCACGTCGAAGGTGTGGCCGCGCCGCTCGGCGACGTCCGCCATGCGCTCGAGCTCGGCGAAGCTGTCCGCAACGACCCGGCCGACGCCTGTATGAGCGGCCTGGTCGAGCTCGGCGGTCGACTTGTTGTTGCCGTGCAGGATCAGGTGCTCACCGGGCACGGCCGCGCGCTGGGCGGTCACGAGCTCACCGGCGCTGGCGACGTCGATGCTGAGGCCCTCGCCCGCGGCGAGCTGGAGCACCCCGGTGACGCACAGTGCCTTCGATGCGTACGCGACGCACCAGCCGTCGAACGCCGCGCGCCACGCCCGCATGCGCGCCACAAGCTCGGCGGCGTCGAGCACATACAGCGGTGTGCCGTACCGCGCGGCGAGATCGTCGACGGCGATCCCACCGACGGACGTCAGCCAGCCGTCGGAGAACGTCGCGCCCGAGGGGAACACGCGCGCAGGCGGCGCGGCGTCCCCACGCATCGGGTCGATCGCCATCACAGGTCCTTGCCGGTCGCGGTCCGTGCGCTCGCCGCCCGCCGACGGCGTCCGCGCGGCGGACTAGAGCTTGTGGTCGAAGACGTCCGTCGCCGCTTCCTTGGCGCGCTGCATGGGTCCGCGGCCGTTCCACCGGTCGGCCTCGAGCTGCTCGGAGACCGTCAGGTCGTCGGCGAAGTGCTCGTCGAGCTCGGCGGTCAGCGACCGATCGAACAGGATGAGGTTGCACTCGTCGTTCAGCCGCATCGAGCGCTGGTCGAGGTTGCCCGACCCCACCGTTGCCACGCAGCCGTCGACGGTCATCACCTTCGCGTGCAGCATCGAGCGCTGGTAGTTCCAGATGTTGATCCCCGCGTCGAGCAGCGGCTCGAACTCCTTCTCTCCCGCCAGCTGCACGACGCGCTTGTCGGCGTGCCGACCGGGCAGCAGCAGGGTGATGTCGACACCACGCTGCGCAGCGCTGATCAGACGGGCGACGGTCTGCTCGTCGGGCACGAAGTAAGCCGTCGTCAGCCGGATCGACTCCTGCGCCTGGTCGATCAGCAGGCCGAACATGGTGTGCAGGTCCGTCCAACCGATCTGCGCCGGGCACCGCAGCACGGTCACGAGCGCGTCGCCTGGATGGTCGTGGGCGACGAACCGGTCCCGGTCGTCGAACAGGGGCTGGCCCGTCTCCCGCCAGTTGGTGATGAACGCCGCCCGCAGCCCGTCGACCGCAGGCCCCTCGACGCGCACATGCGTCTCGCGCCACTCGCCGGGGTGGCGTGCGTCACCCTCCCACTCCTCTGCGATGCCGACGCCACCGGTGAACCCCACCGCGCCGTCGCACACGAGGACCTTGCGGTGGGTGCGGTGATCGACCTCCCAGACCTTCCACGTGGTCGGCGGCCGGTACCACTCACAGTGGCAGCCGGCCTCGTTCATGTCGTCGATCAGGTCGCGGTCGATCGCGGCCGCGCCGATCGCGTCGAGCAGGATCCGGACCCGCAGGCCGGCGCGGGCGCGTTCACACAGCGCGGTAGCGAACTGGCGCGCGATGTCGCCGGTCCAGTACACGTAGGTGAGCACATCGACCGTGCGCTCGGCCTTGCGGATCGCGTTGAGCATCGCTGGGAAGATCCGGTCGCCGTTGCGCAGGATGTCGATGCGGTTGCCGTCGGTCGCCGGCACGCCGAGGCCGCCCTCGACGATCCGCCGCCAGCGTTCGACACCCGCATCCACGTCCGTCACATCCTCTCCGGTGCGCTCACGCCCAGCAGCCCCAGTGCGTTGACCACCGTCTGGCGCGTGGCCACGACCAGCCAGTAGCGCGCCGTGCTCAGCTGTGCGTCGGGGCCGACCACCTGGCACTCCGTGTAGAACCGGTGGAACTGCTCCGCGGTGCGCTCGACGTAGCGGGCGACGCGCTGCGGGGCACGCTCGTCGGCGGCGAGCGCCACGACCTCAGGGTACTCCGACAGGACGCGGATCAACTCCTGTTCGGCACGGGTTTCCAGGAGCCTCAGGTCGGCGTCCATGACGTCGGTGGGCGTGAGGCCGGCCTCGTTGGCCGTGCGCATGATGCCCGCGATGCGGGCGCTCGAGTACTGCACGTAGTAGACGGGGTTCGCGCGGTCGGCCTGGACGACGGCCGCGAGGTCGAAGGCGATCGGCACGTCGCTCGAGTACCGCAGGAACGTGTAGCGCGCCGCGTCGGCGCCTACCTCGTCGAGCAGCTCGTCGAAGGTGACCATCTCCCCCGTGCGCTTGCTCATGCGCACGGGCTGGCCCGCCCGGAACAGATTGACGAACTGGTGCATCACGATCTCGATGCGTTCCCGCCCGTAGCCGAGCGCGTCGGCCACCGCCGCCAGCCGGCCGATGTAGCCGTGGTGGTCCGAACCGAGCACGTAGACCAGGCGGTCGAAGCCCCGGGCGAACTTGTCGGCCATGTAGGCGCAGTCGGCCGCGAAGTACGTGGGCGCGCCGTCGGCCCGGATCAGCACGCGGTCCTTGTCGTCGCCGAAGTCCGTCGTGCGCAGCCAGGTGGCGCCCTCGGCCGTGTAGACGTGGTCACCGAAGGCGGCGATCGCCTTCGCCACCCCGTCGGGGTGGAGCGACCGCTCACCGAAGTACACGTCGAAGTGCACGCCGAGACGGTCGAGCGTGCCGGTGATACGCGCCAGGATCCGCTCGTACGCCGCCTCGCCGAGGCCGTCGGCGCCCCCAGCCTGCTCGATCTCCTTGACAACCTCGGTGATGTAGGTTCCGCGGTAGCCGTCCTCCGGCGGCTCCCTACCCGCGGCGACCGCTGCGACGCTGTCACCGAACAGGCGCATCTGGCGGCCCGCGTCGTTGAAGTAGTACTCGCGCGTGACGTCCCAGCCGACGGCGTCGAACAGGTTCGCCAGCGCGTCGCCGATGACCGCCTGCCGGCCGTGGCCCATGT is a window of Euzebyales bacterium DNA encoding:
- a CDS encoding Ig-like domain-containing protein yields the protein MRHNRTTDQHLQTAGEMNHFEVHEAAEAAVERARRDEAQRAADRARQEAPVEEEERDERLRESPRSRMRVMLPMLGRARRRDSGGQSRQPRISVGAARVGPLALPTLVAVTLVVWAAPPTAGADAAPNVAITSPAAGATVSGTVTIQADATDGSSGAEATRFGIIGDFGNASSNEAAVASMLDGLSPEFIVTVGDNSYGGSHDTNVGQFYSNYIGNYQGGHGAGSATNRFFPALGDEDIETGGGLSGYLSYYTLPGDGIPAPANSGNERYYDFVRGPVHFFVINTHRTEPDGRRAGSVQQDWLKAGLAASTTPWQVVVVHYPPYSSKRSDSDSRWPYEAWGADAVLSGHRHVYERLQVGGIPYIVNGLGGVSRSSTPSSFLPESRFFYNADYGAMTAAACTAGITFEFRSMRDGVVDTHTIGSACQATGGGGQGGGGQEVTQVEFFDGATSLGVDGDGGDGWSVPWDTTEAADGSHTLHATATDAA
- the rho gene encoding transcription termination factor Rho; the encoded protein is MDPNVLARKQLPELRTMAAELRMRGYQRLRKADLIDAIVKEANRQADPHRRSEMANGSVPDTDADDARGDGRDNGEQLQLDRDDRASDDGDDDTDRQHGDDGEDDGQRRRRRSRRERRRNRGGAGTDDVRGQQQSRDDDIGETGEVRTGVLDVLPEGYGFLRTTAYLPGDRDAYVSQSTIRKMGLRRGDIVSGPIRQHRSSDKVPALAFVHMVNGVDLSDGGRMPTRPDFKDMTPLFPDERLPLETPGGPISMRIIDLVAPVGKGQRGLIVSPPKAGKTTILKELGQAIVANNPECHLMVVLVDERPEEVTDMQRSVKGEIVASTFDRPADDHTQIAELAMERAKRLVEQGGDVVVLLDSITRLARAYNLSAPASGRIMSGGVDSTALYPPKRFFGAARNIEEGGSLTIIATALIETGSKMDEVIFEEFKGTGNMELRLDRRMEQKRIFPAIDIDASGTRREELLFDREELAIVWKLRRVLAALEGPAALELLIDKMKATRSNNQFLTQIQSSNLQT
- the thrB gene encoding homoserine kinase produces the protein MTRSLGRDRMTPQAGGTAARTVSDRSVRVRVPASSANLGPGFDVLAAAIDLMLDVTAVPFAGRRIIAAGEGADDLDDGDGNLIWRSVVAFCMSHGVDVPDVTLRCDNQIPLERGLGSSAAAAVAGLALARRLTGVRVGDQDLIDHATELEGHPDNAAAAVLGGLVVAGDGRARRFEPSRSLRPLVCIPAERSSTFVTRGLVPQQVALQTMVHAARGTALVLAGLTGMAAWDPSMMRDTVHEPPRLAAMAGSRRLVHAVRADRYAACLSGAGPSVLVVAAADDPAAVDRVTALAGAGWQVRGTAWDRAGARIDHAVGATS
- the thrC gene encoding threonine synthase, whose translation is MEAMITTGQWRGVIEEYRAWLPVSDATPVVTLREGGTPLIHSGVLSERTGCDVWLKFEGSNPTGSFKDRGMTMAISKAREQGAKAVICASTGNTSAAAAAYAAKAGMVCGVVIPNGKVALGKLAQALVHGAVVVQLDGNFDAALQICRQLADDYPVELVNSVNPHRIEGQKTAAFEVCDYLGGSPDVHVLPVGNAGNITAYWQGYREYLEAGRITTAPRMCGFQAAGAAPIVRGKAVDDPTTIATAIRIGNPASWDRAVAAAADSGGQIRSVTDRDILRAYRRLAREGVFAEMASAASVAGLLQLADAGELPEGAIVVCTLTGHGLKDPDWAIAGAAKPDVLPVDPHRVAAKLGLA
- a CDS encoding homoserine dehydrogenase, giving the protein MTTDTMPVGGLTIGMLGCGTVGSGVARLLVGNADQIANRVGVPVTLGPVAVRDTTRKRAVRIDHLTDDPHVVTTDPDVDIVVEVMGGIEPARSLIVEALEAGKSVVTANKELISTVGEELADLAHGKGARLEYEAAVAGGIPIIRPLRESLAGDRVRRVLGILNGTTNYILTRMTEHEMAFDEALAEAQRLGYAEADPTADVDGGDAAAKAAILASLAFDARVVAGDVYREGITRVTASDIAFARRMGYVIKLLAIADDDAGRIGVRVHPCLIPADHPLASVRESFNAVFVEADAVDDLMFYGRGAGAEPTGSAVVGDIVSAARGLLSGEQPLAQTTRRTGPIRPFDELIAQYSLRLSVSDRPGVLAEIASVFGEHAVSIKSVWQEGTGETAQLVFITHAARERAVQRTVTQLRSLASVRDITSVLRVEGGEV
- the lysA gene encoding diaminopimelate decarboxylase — translated: MAIDPMRGDAAPPARVFPSGATFSDGWLTSVGGIAVDDLAARYGTPLYVLDAAELVARMRAWRAAFDGWCVAYASKALCVTGVLQLAAGEGLSIDVASAGELVTAQRAAVPGEHLILHGNNKSTAELDQAAHTGVGRVVADSFAELERMADVAERRGHTFDVLLRVTPGVDTSTHAYIRTGHDDSKFGFTLSTGLAAEAVQVAVKLPGVRLRGLHCHLGSQLLSNEVYERAVGIMTAFLAEIADLHGLRLDELNLGGGLGITYADESPVTVEAHAAALRAAIASGIRRYGLPPLRLTVEPGRAIVGPAGLTLYEIGTVKPLDGGRTYVSVDGGMSDNPRPALYGARHTFVAAGPPRPSANRRVDVVGKHCESGDLLGRGVELPADLAAGDLVAVGATGAYTHAMASNYNRLPRPAMVLVAAGQAQLLVRRETIDDVLSRDQPLAPADLDSVGMDSNQRTPQDHAS
- a CDS encoding phospholipase D-like domain-containing protein encodes the protein MDAGVERWRRIVEGGLGVPATDGNRIDILRNGDRIFPAMLNAIRKAERTVDVLTYVYWTGDIARQFATALCERARAGLRVRILLDAIGAAAIDRDLIDDMNEAGCHCEWYRPPTTWKVWEVDHRTHRKVLVCDGAVGFTGGVGIAEEWEGDARHPGEWRETHVRVEGPAVDGLRAAFITNWRETGQPLFDDRDRFVAHDHPGDALVTVLRCPAQIGWTDLHTMFGLLIDQAQESIRLTTAYFVPDEQTVARLISAAQRGVDITLLLPGRHADKRVVQLAGEKEFEPLLDAGINIWNYQRSMLHAKVMTVDGCVATVGSGNLDQRSMRLNDECNLILFDRSLTAELDEHFADDLTVSEQLEADRWNGRGPMQRAKEAATDVFDHKL
- the argS gene encoding arginine--tRNA ligase codes for the protein MIGPDQLAPVVRDALARADLPDREPVFERPRLREHGDWSTNIALTLAKPVGRSPRSIAEAIIEQLRGMDGIASVDIAGPGFINFHVAQDALGGIVRQIVEAGEQWGRSHRVTGRINVEFVSANPTGPLHMGHGRQAVIGDALANLFDAVGWDVTREYYFNDAGRQMRLFGDSVAAVAAGREPPEDGYRGTYITEVVKEIEQAGGADGLGEAAYERILARITGTLDRLGVHFDVYFGERSLHPDGVAKAIAAFGDHVYTAEGATWLRTTDFGDDKDRVLIRADGAPTYFAADCAYMADKFARGFDRLVYVLGSDHHGYIGRLAAVADALGYGRERIEIVMHQFVNLFRAGQPVRMSKRTGEMVTFDELLDEVGADAARYTFLRYSSDVPIAFDLAAVVQADRANPVYYVQYSSARIAGIMRTANEAGLTPTDVMDADLRLLETRAEQELIRVLSEYPEVVALAADERAPQRVARYVERTAEQFHRFYTECQVVGPDAQLSTARYWLVVATRQTVVNALGLLGVSAPERM